GGAGATCAACCGGTCGAACCGCTTGACGCCCTCCAGCCTGCCGACCCCGAGGACCCGGTGACCGGTCAGGCCGGCGGTCCGTGCCGGCCAGGTGGGCAGCGGATTGGGGATGGCCCAGGTGTTGGGCAGCAGCGCCCGCTCGGAGAACAGCCACGCGTCCTCCTCGCTGAGGAACACCGCCTTCTCCAGCTCGCCGTAGTGCTTCCTGACGGACGTGAAGTGCCAGGACCCCCGTGCGTGTCCGTAGGAGCCGTGGTACTGGCCGATCGGCAGCAGATGCTCCGGCAGCAGGGTTCTCAGCCGGGACACCACGCCCGGTGAGGAGAGCACCGCGTAACCGGCCCCCAGCTCCCGGAACAGCCCTCCGAGCCTGCGGCGTTCCCGGCGCGTGTTCAGCGGGGAGAGCCCGCCGACCGGCCTGCGGTGGATCACGTGGTGCCGGTATCCGGGCTGTTCCACGTAGCGGAACGGGTTCTCGGCCCGGTGCAGCCCGACCACGTGCACGTCGTGTCCCCGCCCGGCCAGCCCCTGTGCCAGGGTGTGGGTGACCCGTTGGATCCCGCCGAGCGTGTCGGCGTCCATGCAGGCGAACATCACGGAACTCATCTCGTCGCTCACCGCCGCCGTTCCGGAGGGGACAGCCGGTCCGGCGGTCGTGCGGCGACGGGCGAAGGCAGCCGGATCGGCCGCCGTGTGGGGGCGGGGGCGGCCCGTGCGGACGGCCGGGCCGGCACCTCGCCGAAGAAGGCATCCACCACCTTCGCCGAGGCGTGTCCCTTCTCCCGGGCACACCACGTCCTGCGGAACTCGATGTAGGTGGCGGCGAACGACGCGGCCACCCCGTTGAGGTCGCGCAACGCCTCGACCAGCTCCTCCGTGGTGGTCAGGCAGGGGCCGGGGGCGATCGCCGGAAGGTCGTGGTAGACCCCCCTCTCGTTGTCGCGGTACTCGTCCCAGTCGTCGATCAGGAACAGCATCGGCCGGCCGGTGATCGCGTAGTCGCACATCAGCGAGGAGTAGTCGGTCAGCAGCGCGTCGGAGGCCAGCATCAGGTCGTTGACCTCGGGATAGACGTCGGCCGGGCGGACGAAGTGACGCAGGTGCCGCGGCACCTTGTAGCGTTCGACCGGGTGGGGCCGGAGGATCACCACCCACTCGCCGGCGAGCGCCTCGGCCATCATGTCCAGGTCGGCCCGGATCGACCGCCCCGAGGACCTGGCCCGGTCCCGGTAGGTGGGCGCGTAGAGCAGCACCCTGCGTCCCGGGGAGATCTCCAACCGGTCCTTCGCCCGCCGTACCGCCTCGTCGTCGCCGTTGACGAGCACGTCGCACCGGGGCGAGCCGTACCGCAGCAGCGGCCCCTCGTATCCGTGGGAGGGGAGGAAGACCCTTTCGAACTCGGCGCTGGGCGCGACCAGCGTGTCCCACCGCGCCACCGCCGCCCGCCACTGCGCCCGCGGCCCGGGGAAGTCGGCGCGCAGGTCCGGCGCGTTGAAACCGACCGACTTGATGCCCTGGCCGTGCCAGGTCTGCAGGTAGCGGGTCCGCGCCGGTTTGGGATAGTCCAACGGCATGCCGTGGCTGTCCACCCAGTAGCCGGCCCTGGCCATGGTCCACAGATGGCGCCAGCTCATCCGCCGCACCAGCCTGGTGCCCGCGGGGAAGTTCCGCCGGTTCCCGGCGACGGACCAGACCATGTCGAGGGGGGCCCGCCGCCGCCTGAGCTCCTCGTAGACGTAGCGGGGATTGCCGGTGTAGCCGGCGCCGGCGTCGGCTTCGAAGAGCACCAGGTCCGGACGGGGCGGCATGATTCTGAGCAGCCCCTTGTAGGCGCGGAGCTTCACCTCCGGCCGGCCCGCCCACCTGATCGCCCTGCGGACGATCCGCCCGAGCAGGGGGACGGGACGGAGCAGGCTCCGGCGCTCCCACCGCACCCGCAGGAACGCCGCCGTTCCCTCCGCCATGACGGTGACCCGCTGGCCGGGGACGAGAGCGCTGAACGGCTCGGCGGCCGGCTCGGCGAGCAGCACGTCGGCGGTCACCCGCCCGTCGGCGCGGGCGATCCCCACCAGCGGGTCGTACCGGCCCTCGAAACCCAGGCGGCGGTAACGGCCGTGCCTGAGCGTGGCGAGGTCGACGGTCGCCTCGCTCAGGTGGCTGCCGTCGTCCTGCTCGCGCGGCGCCAGCGGCACCCGGTGGTCCTTGAACCGCAGGAACGCGGTCCAGCCGGGGTTGGCGGCGAGCACCCCGAACGGATCGTAGGTCCTGATCGTCAGCGTGACCCGGGTGCCCTCGCCGGTGAAGGTGGCCTCATGGCGGAGCCGGGACTCGGTGTAGGGCAGCTCGGCCATCCGCAGCGAGGTGATGTCCATCTTCTCGGCGGCGGCGGTGCCCCAGTAGGTCCGCCCACCCTCCTGCAGGGTGGAGCGCGGAGCGGCCTTCGGCTCGTTCAGGGACCGGGCGGCGACCACGAGCTCGTCCGCCCGGCCGTTGAGGATCAGGCCGCAGCAGACCCGGATGACCGGCTCGACCGAGGTGAAGGAACTCGGGTCGATCTCCTCCAGGTAGGGGCGGACCAGACAGGAGAACTCCTCGGCCCACACCGGGTCCCGTGAGGGCAGCGGGTTCAGGTAGACCCGCAGGTCCTGGCGGAGGAAGCGGCGCTGGCGCTCGGGGACCAGATGGGCGAGACCGTTGTCGCGCAGGATGCCGTCACTCAGCCGGGCCGCCCGGATCCGCTGCCGGACGTTGTCCATCTCCCTGATGCTCAGCGAGATGGACAGCCGCGTCTCGCTCTCCTCCGGGGACCGGTGCCACAGGTAGACGGTCCACGGGACCACGGCGAACCGCCGTGCGGCGCAGTACAGCTCGGTGGTGAAGACGTGGTCCTCGTAGTGCAGGTCCTCCCGGAAGGGCAGCCGCCGCAGCAGCTCGGCCGGGTAGAGCTTGTTGGTGCTGAAGGAGTCGAGGAACAGCTCGGGCTCCCGCGCGATCCCCTCGACGGTCCTGCGCCGGGCGAACAGCTCGGGGTAGTAGCGCTGCGTCTTGCCGTTCCACTCGTACAGCCGGGAGATCTGCCCGGTGACGAAGTCGGCGCCGGTCCGCTCGATCTCCAGGATCATGCTCTTGCAGGCATGCCTGGTCAGCCGGTCGTCGCTGTCCAGAAACATGACGTACGGCGCGCGAGCCGCCGCCACCCCCCTGTTGCGCGGTCCCCCGCAGCCACCGCTGTTGACGTCGGTGCGCAGGTAACGGACCCGGGGGTCCTCCCGCTGGAGCGCCCGCACGACCCGCTCGGTGCCGTCGGTGCTCCCGTCATCCGAAATGATCACCTCGACGTTCCGCAGTGACTGCTCCAGTACGGACCGCACGGCCCTGGGCAGCCGTGCGGCGTCGTTGTAGGTGATGACCACCACACTGCAGTCCGGCGAGTTGATCACATTTTGAGATGTTCCCGTAACTAAGGGTGGTCTTGTCTGGCTTGTTGAGTGATGACAGTTTTTTTGGCTTTATACGGAAGAAGAGGATTCCGGCTTCCGCCGGACGGGCCGGACAGGTGCGTCCGCTAGCGGCGGCGCAGGGTCCGCCGGACCAGCCAGCCGGCCAGGACGAGCCCGGCCAGGCCGGCGGCCACCAGGGCGGCGCGCTTCAGCAGGGGGATGCCCGCGATCTTCATGAGGTCGAGCGCCTCCTCCTCGGGGCTGAGGGAGGTGCGGGAGGTGCCGGCCGGGTGGGTGTCGAGGCCACGGATCTTCTCCGCCATCGCCACCTCCGGCGAGGAGGGGACGGCGGTGAGATGGCGGACCGGCTCGTTCTTCTCGAAGAACTCGTCGTACTCGCTGAAGTCCTCGCCCTCCGAGTCCGTGGCGTCCTGCGACCTCATCGGCACCTCCGCGCCCTCGGTGATCTGCTCAGCCGTGCCCTGCACGGGGACCAGCGAGGGAAGGCCCGAGACGCCCGGGCTCTCCTTGAGCAGCTCGGCGAGGTTGGCCGCGAACCTGTCGATCAGCTTGCCGCCGATCTCGGCCATCACACCCCGGCCGAACTGGGCCGGGCGGCCGGTCACGCTGAAGGTGGTCTCGACCGTGACCCTGGTGTCCGCACCGGCCGGGTGCAGCCGCGCGGTGACCTTGGCTCCGGCGGTGCCCGCCCCCCGCGACTCCTTGCCGGAGGCGTTGATGGTCAGGACATGCCCGTCCTTGTCCACGTCTTCGAACGTGGCGTCACCCAGGTAGGTCACCGTGATCGGCCCGACCTTCACCTTCATCCGGCCGGTGAAGGAGTCGCCGTTCACCTCGTCGACGGCGGCCCCCGGAAGGCAGGGCGCGACCCGTTCGACGTCGAGCAGCACCGACCACGCCTGCTCGACCGGCACCGGAACCGTGAACTCGTGCTCGAATCGCATCGCCATCGATCCGCTCCCTGTCCATCGTCCGTTTCCGCGACACTACCGGCCGCACATGGCGGCACTACCAGTCTGCCTGCCCAGCAGGCCGGGAGACGAACTCCCGGCCTGCGAAACGCCGCTCAGCCGTCCGTCGCTCAGCCGTCCACCGCTCTGGCGGCCACGTCGCTCAGCCGCCCGCAGCCCTGACCGCCCGGCCGGTCAGCACCCGCGCCAGGTGGCGGCGGTATTCGGGGCCGGCGTGCAGGTCGGCAGGGGGGGAGGTACCGGAGTCGGCCTCACCGCAGGCGTCCCTGACCGCGTCCCGCGCGCCGTTCTCACCCGCCGGCGCGGAGCTCGCCCCGCGCAGCGCGTCCTCCACCAGCCGCGCCCGCACCGGGGTCGGCCCCATGTTGGTCAGCGCGATCCGCGCCTCCCCGATGGTGCCGTTGTCACGCCGTACGGCAGCCGCCACCCCGACGATCGCCCAGGACTGCGCCGTCCGGTGGAACTTCTCGTAGTGGAAGCCCCAGCCGGGGCCGAGCTTGGGCACCCGGACGCCCAGCAGCACCTCGCCGGGTTCGAGCGCCGACTCCAGATAGTCGACGAAGAACTCACCCGCCGGGATGTCCCGCTCGCCCTCGCTGGAGCGGACGACGAACACGCAGTCCAGTGCCAGTGCGACGGCGGGCAGGTCCCCGGCGGGGTCGGCGTGGACCATCGACCCGCCGAACGTGCCGCGGTGCCGTACGGCGGGGTCGGCCACCGTGGCGGTGGCCAGTGCCAGGAGCGGGACCTGCTCCCTGACCACGCCGGAGCGGAGCACCTCGTCGTGCGTGGTGAGCGCGCCGACGAACACGTGGTCGCCCCGATCCTCCACGCCCCGCAGCCCGGGCAGCCGGCCGAGGTCCACCAGCGCGGTGGGATAGGCGAGCCGCAGGCGCAGCAGCGGCAGCAGGGACTGGCCGCCGGCCAGCACCTTGACCTCCTCGCCGGAGGAATCGGCCTCGGCGAGGAGGTGGCAGGCCTCCTCCAGAGAGGTGGGCCGGACGTAGTCGAACGGTGCGGGGATCATCGGGCCCCTCCCTCGGACGCGGGCGCGGACATCGGTGCGGGCGTCTGCCCCGACACGGGTGCGGGAGCCGGACCGGATGCGGGCACGGTCGCCCGTCCGGGTACCGGCGCGGCCGGTCCCGCCTCGGAGATCACGCGCCAGATCCGCTCGGGTGTGCACGGCATCCGCACGTCGCGCACGCCGTAGGGGCGCAGCGCGTCCACGATCGCGTTGACGACGGCCGGGGTGGAGGCGATCGTGCCCGCCTCGCCCACGCCCTTGACGCCCAGCGGGTTACTGGTCGCCGGGGTCTCGGTGCGGCCGGTGGTGAAGCCGGGCAGGTCGGCCGCCGACGGGATCAGGTAGTCGGCCATCGTCGTGGTGAGCAGGTTGCCCTCGGCGTCGTGGACCGCCTCCTCGAACAGCGCCTGGGCGATGCCCTGCGCGATGCCGCCGTGCACCTGGCCCTCGACGATCAGCGGGTTGACCACGGAGCCCACGTCGTCCACGGCCACGTAGGAGCGGATCGTGGGCTTGCCGGTCTCGGTGTCCACCTCGATCGCGCACAGGTGGGTGCCGTGCGGGAAGGAGAAGTTGTCCGGATCGAAGGTCGCGTCGGCGTCCAGCCCGGGTTCGACGCCGTCGGGGAGGTCGTGCGCGGCGAAGGTGGCCAGCGCGAGCTCCTGGATGGTCCTTCCCTCGGCCGTCCCCCGCACCGTGAACGACCCGCCGGCGAACTCGATGTCGTCGGGGGAGGCCTCAAGCATGTGCGCGGCGAGCCGGCGGGCCTTGTCCTTCACCTTCTCGCAGGCCGCCAGGACGGCGACGCCGCCCACGACCAGCGAGCGTGAGCCGTAGGTGTCCATGCCCTTGTGGGAGACCGCGGTGTCGCCGTGCAGCACGGCGATGTCGCCGAACGGGACGCCCAGCGCGTCGGCCACGATCTGGCTCCAGGCCGTCTCGTGTCCCTGCCCGTGCGGGCTCGTCCCGGTGACCACCTCGACCTTGCCGGTGGGCAGCATCCGGACCGTGGCGTGCTCCCAGCCGCCCGCGCCGTAACTGAGCGAGCCCAGCACGCGCGACGGCGCCAGCCCGCACATCTCGGTGTACGTCGAGACCCCGATGCCGAGCTGCACCGGGTCCCGCCGCTCCCGCCGGTCGGCCTGCTCGGCCCGGAGCTTGTCGTAGCCGAACAGCGCGAGGGCCTTCTCCGTCGCGGCCTCGTAGTTGCCCGAGTCGTAGGTGAGCCCGCAGACCGTCTCGTAGGGGAACTCCTCGTGGGTGATCCAGTTGCGGCGCCGTACCTCGACGGGGTCCAGGCCGAGCTCGTCCGCCAGCTCGTCCACGGCCCGCTCGATGGCGAACGTCGCCTCGGGGCGTCCGGCGCCCCGGTAGGCGTCGGTGGGCATCTTGGTGGTGAAGACGCCGGTGCAGGTGAAGTCGTAGGCGTCCACCTTGTATATGCCGCTGTACATGAACGCGCCGAGTATCGGTATGCCGGGCGTGACCAGCATCAGGTAGGCGCCCATGTCGGCGAGCAGGTCCACCCGGACACCCCTGATGCGCCCGTCCCGGTCGGCGGCCAGGGAGATCCGCTGGAGCTGGTCGCGGCCGTGGTGCACGGTCAGGTTGCCCTCGGACCGTGACTCGGTCCACTTCACCGGCCTGCCCAGCCGTCTGGTGATGAGCAGGCCGAGCACCTCTTCGGCGGTGACCTGGAGCTTGGAGCCGAAACCGCCGCCCACGTCGGGGGCGACCACACGCAGCTTGTGCTCGGGGATGCCGGTCGTCAGCGCGAGCATGACGCGCAGCACGTGCGGGATCTGCGTGGAGGAGTAGAGGGTGAAGTCGTCGCCGTCGGTGGTGGCCACGACCGCGCGGGGCTCCATGGCGGTCGGGATGAGCCGCTGCTGCACGTAGGTGCGGTCGATCACCACGGGGGCGTCGCGGAACGCCGCGTCGATGTCGCCTCCGGCGAACTTCCAGGTGAAGGCCCGGTTGCCCGCCTCGTGGACCTTGGGGCTGCCCTCGGCGAGCGCCTCGGTCATGTCGATCACCGCGTCCAGCGGCTCGTAGTCGACCTCGATCGCCTCCAGGGCGTCGGCGGCCTTGTAGCGGTCGGTGGCGACCACGCAGGCCACCGCCTCGCCGGCGTAGCGGACCTCGCTCACCGCCATGGGCGGGTGGTCGGGGATGACGATGTCCTCGGTGACCGGCCACGCGCATGGCAGGCTGCCCTGCTCGCCGGCGAAGTCCGCTCCGGTGTAGACCGCGACCACGCCGGGCTGGGCGCGAGCGGCCGAGGCGTCCACCCGGGTGATCCGGGCGTGCGCCATCGGGCTGCGCAGGAACGCCACATGCAGCATGCCGGGGAGCTGGATGTTGTCGGTCCACGTGGTCCGGCCGGTGACCAGCCGGGCGTCCTCCTTGCGCCTGCGGGCCCTGCCGACCTCGCGGGCGTCCGTGGGCTCGCCGAGCCGGCCGCTCTCGGCGATCTGCTCGTCGATCAGGCCGGCGTCGAGTTGCTCGCTCATGGCGCGGGCACCTCCTGCGGCTCCCGGGCCTTCGACATCTCCGCCGCGCCACGCCGTACCGCCCGGACGATGGTGCAGTAGCCGGTGCACCGGCAGAGGTTGCCTTCGAGCCCCCGGCGGACGGCCTCCTCCGACGGGTCCGGGTCGTCGCGGAGGAGGTCGATCGCGGCCATGATCATGCCTGGGGTGCAGTATCCGCACTGCAGGGCGTGTTCGGTGTGGAAGGCCTTCTGCATGGGGTGCCATTCGTTCCCCTGCGCCAGGCCCTCGACCGTGACGACGTCGCTCCCGTCGGCCTGTACGGCGAGCACGGAGCAGCTCTTGGCGCTCCTGCCGTCGAGCATCACGGTGCAGGCGCCGCAGTTGCTGGTGTCACACCCGATGGGTGTCCCGGTCCTGCCGAGCCGGTCTCTCAGCAGATGGACGAGGAGGAGACGCGGCTCGACCTCCTCCTCATAGGTGACGCCGTCGACGGTGACGGTGATTCGGGGCATACGTCCTCCAAGAACACCCTTGGGGCATAGGAGAAGTGAGAACCGACAAAAGCGAACGTACGCCCCTGTTCTTCCCGGTCAACCCCCTGACATCACGCCAACGGAAGTTCCTTCGGTCTGCGGTCGCCGAGGATGCGACGGTCCGCCTCGTCGATCCGGACGTCGTTGATGCTCGCCTCACGGCGCCGCATCAGCCCGTCGTCGGCGAACTCCCACAGCTCGTTACCGTAACTGCGCCACCACTGACCGTCCGCGTCGTGCCACTCGTACTGGAACCGTACGGCGATGCGGTTGCCGCCGAACGTCCACAGATCCTTGCGGAGCGCGTAGTCCCGTTCCCCGGCCCACTTGCGGGTGAGGAACTCCCTGATCTCCTCGCGCCCGGTCAGGAACTCGTCCCGGTTGCGCCAGACCGAGTCGGGCGTGTAGGCGAGCGAGACCCGTTCGGGATCCCGCGTGTTCCAGGCGTCCTCGGCGGCCCGCACCTTCGCCCTGGCCGTCTCCTCGGTGAAATTCACACTTCCTCCAGAAATATCGCCTGCACGGGGCAGGCCCGCGCGGCCTCCTCGACTGCGTCGATCAGTCCGTCGCCCGGTTCGGCGACGTAGACCAGTCGGTCGTCGTCATCCAGCTCGAACACCTCGGGCGCGGCGAACACGCACTGCGCGTGCGTCCGGCACAGCGCCCGGTCCACGACCACCCTCATCGTGGATTTCCTTCCCGATCAGGTCCCGTCGCAAGCCCGGCCGTCACCGCTCCCTCGGGGGCGTGGACCGGCGGGTTGAACCGGGAGTACTTCTCGAACGTCCAGCGGAGCGGGCTCGCCCCCCGGACGTGGACGGCCCGGTCCATCTCGAACCCGACCAGCCGCTGCGCTCCCGGGACATCTCCCGGATCCCAGTCGACGCGGGCCCGCCCGGTCAGCTGGAGCGTGTCGCCGCTCTCCCAGTCGAGGAAGAGCAGGCCGCAGCCGCTGTCCAGTTCCAGGTTCCCCAGCGTCATGTACATCGAGTTGCCGACGTAGTCGGGCCAGACCAGCCGCCGCTCGCCGGTCACCCGGACGGTCCCCGGGTTGCCGCCCCGGTGGGACAGGTCGGCGCCGAGCCCCGGAGCCCGGGTGGCGACGAAGAACGTGTCGGCGCCCTCGATCCAGGCCCGGTGCTCCGTGGTGAACGACTCCGCCACCGAGACGAGCGAGGGAGCTTCGGAGATCTCGCCCGAGATGTCGCGTGTCTGGATGTATTTGGGGCAGTTCGCATACGTCTGCTCGGTGTGGACGATCAACCGCCCGCCCTCCCGCCGGACCGTGCCGTTGATCCGCATCCTGCGCCTGCTCCGGGGTTCGATCGCGAGCATCCCGATCTCGCCGCCGGACAGCCCGGCCAGCGGATCGTGCTCGCCCGGCACCGCGTCGATCACGACCGTCCGCTCGTCGACGGCCTCGGCGAACCCCGCCGCCCCCGTCAGTGCGCTCGCCCACGGCCGTCCGCCCGGATCGGCGGCCCCGACCAGCAGCATCCGCTGCCGCCGGAGGAAGTCGGCGGCAACGGACGGAATCTCCGGTGTGGCCGAGGCCGAGCCCCACGCCCCGGCGCGCACCCCGGCCCGCCGCTGCACCGCCAGCTCTCCCGCGTGTTTCACGGTCTTAGAAGAATCCGCAGGTGGGGGCGCCGGTAGTCGGGGCGGGCCGCTCGCCGGCCCCGCTGGGCGCGAAGATCTCCAGCCGGATCCCGTCCGGGTCCTCGAAGAACACGCCGCCCGAGGACGCCCCCTCGCCGTGCGGCACCACGCCGTCGTGGTGGAGCGTGGCCCCGATCTCACGGATCACGGCCTCGGCCCGGTGGACCGCCTCGATGTCCGGCACCTGGAAGGACAGGTGGTGCAGCCCCGGCAGTCCGGTGGCGGCGCGGCCCTCGCTCTGCTGCCACAGGGTCAGCACGAGCTCGCCGTCGAGGCCGAGGAAGGCGTAGCGGCGGTCCGGCCGGTCCGACTCGCCGAACACCTCGAAGCCGAAGATCTTCAGGTAGAAGTCCCTGGACCTGTCGAGGTCGGAGACGTTGAGGCCGATGTGGCCGGTCTGGAAGGTCATGTCTTCTCCCGCTGTCGTCCCTAACGGGTGGAACCGTTAGGTGCCTGGGAGTAATATAACGGAATCTAAGCTCTTTTGTCGTTAGAAAAATGTGACCCGGATCACTTACAATCCTGTCGCGCGCGTGCATGAAGAAGCCGTACGGCCGGCGGGCACGGCGTACGGCAGGCGGGGCGGTGGGTGGGCCGGAGGGTCAGGTGGCCGACGTCGTCGGGCGCCGCCGTTCCGCCGCGCGGACGGGCGCGGGGGTCACCGGCCCTTGTGCTGGTGGTAGTGGCGGGCGGCGCGGGCCCGGTTGCCGCAGGCGACCGAGCACCACTCCTGGCGGGGGTGCTCCTTGGTGAAGTAGAGCACGCAGCGGGGGGCGGGGCAGGCGCGCAGCTGCTCGCGGTGCGGGCCGGTCAGCAGCTCTATCGCCGACGCCGCCAGGGCGGCGCGGATGCGGGAGGACTCCTCCGCCTCGCCCGCCGGGACGCTCGTGGCCGACGGGTCGCCCTCGGCCGGCCAGTCCAGCCGCGGGGCGAGCGGTGCGGCGAGCGCCGCGGCGTTGACCAGGTCGACCGACGCGGTGAATCCCGGCAGCCGGTCGGCGTCCGCGCTGCTCACCGGGCCGGGCACGACGGCCTTCGCGAGCAGGGCACGCACGGCCTGCCGTAGCTCGACCACCTCGCGCCGCAAGGCTTCTGTCGCGGTGAAGTCCGTGGAAAGACCCAGCTCCGCGACGTGTGCCCGGCCCCAATCGGTCATGCCCGCGACGTCGGAGAGCGTATCCAGCGGCCCGCTCCGGGTCGCGCGGACCGTGCTCACGAACTCCAGAACCAGCATCCCCCAAGTCTAACGCTTAGGAGGCCATGAAGCCGTGAGGCCGACTCAGCGCCGGATCGCGCGGGTGAGGATGGCGATCAGGCCGGCGAAGCCCAGGCCGCCCAGCAGGATCGGGATCATGATCAGTGGTTCGACGGTCGGATCGACGATGAACATGATCCCCGTCCCGACGAACAGCATGCCGCTGAGCAGGGCCATCCAGTCCGTGCGATGCCATCTGCCGGGACCGGTCCGCTCGACCTCAGGCCGCACGGCGCACCTCCACGTCTCCGATGCCCGCCTTGATGTTCAGGACGATGGTCGCCACGTCGCCCTCCGGGGTCACCTCGGGCTCCAGGACCTTGTTGTGCCGGACGTCGGCCCCGCCCTTCACCGAATGGTCGATCTTCACATCGCCCAGTTTGGTGTATCCGTTGACCTCGACGCGTGCCGTCGGCGGCAGGAGCACACTGATCTGGCCGACCGAGACGGACGCCGAGAGGACCGTCCGCGAGCCCGGTGGGAACGTCAGGTCGCTGAGGTCGAGGGTGCCCTCGCCGACGCCCACCGCGTAGCCGTCGGTGACCTCGGAGATCGTGGTCGGGTCCCAGTGGTAGCTGCCGAACCTCTTCGGCATGCCGGTCAGCGCGGACCCCGCGACCAGGGCGGTCGCGATGATCATGCCTACCGCGACCAGGGCCGCGCCCCGGCCGAACCAGGCGGCGACCATGAGGCCGCCGCCGATGGTGACCAGCGCCGCGCCTCCGACGACCGTCATGTTGACCGATCCCGAGGTGGCTTGGATCGCCATGATGATCCCTCCAACGATCATGGCCAGGCACAGGGTGACGGCTCCGATGAACGATCGGGGCCGCTTCGGCCGGGGTGCGCTCCGGACCTGCCCGCCGTACTCGGAGAGGTCATAGGGGGAGTACGGCTGCTGCCGCCTGCGCGGGTCCAGCGGCTGGTAGGGGCCGTAGGGCGAGAACGGCTCACCCGAGGAGTCGTAGGACGGCCTGGTGGCGGTGCGGGGGGCCGACGGCATGCTCGTGGTCGGCGACGTGCTCCGGAACGGGGTGTTCCCGGCCGTCGGCGAGGGGCCCGGGTACGGGGGCGCGTCTCCGGAGGACGGCGTGCTCGCCGCGGAGGGCGTGCCCGCGGAGGGCGGTCCGTCACCGGCGGACGGCGTCCTCTCCGGGGACGGGACCTCTCCGGCCGCCGGCGTCTCCCCGCTTGACGGGACGGGACCCGGAGCCGGGCCCGCGGGCGGGCTCTGCGCCGCGGGTGGGGCGGTGGGCATCGCGCCGGTCCGTGACCGCATGGACGGGTAGGGCTCCGCGGCGGCCGGCCCGGTGGTGCCGAAGGCCGTGGGCGGCTGCCCGTGAGCGGGGGGAACGCGACGGCCGCGTAGCCGGTCGGGCAGGGAACGGGTCACGGCCAGCAGGTCGACGCCGCGCGCGTGGGCGGTGAGCAGGGCGATGGCGAACAGCGTGCCGACCACGACCGTTCCGGTGTCGATGCCCCCCGAGGACACGTTGATGACCAGGCCGAGGGCGAAAACGCCGGTCAGCAATGCCAGCACGGTCTCGT
Above is a genomic segment from Streptosporangium album containing:
- a CDS encoding FAD binding domain-containing protein encodes the protein MIPAPFDYVRPTSLEEACHLLAEADSSGEEVKVLAGGQSLLPLLRLRLAYPTALVDLGRLPGLRGVEDRGDHVFVGALTTHDEVLRSGVVREQVPLLALATATVADPAVRHRGTFGGSMVHADPAGDLPAVALALDCVFVVRSSEGERDIPAGEFFVDYLESALEPGEVLLGVRVPKLGPGWGFHYEKFHRTAQSWAIVGVAAAVRRDNGTIGEARIALTNMGPTPVRARLVEDALRGASSAPAGENGARDAVRDACGEADSGTSPPADLHAGPEYRRHLARVLTGRAVRAAGG
- a CDS encoding glycosyltransferase, with the protein product MSSVMFACMDADTLGGIQRVTHTLAQGLAGRGHDVHVVGLHRAENPFRYVEQPGYRHHVIHRRPVGGLSPLNTRRERRRLGGLFRELGAGYAVLSSPGVVSRLRTLLPEHLLPIGQYHGSYGHARGSWHFTSVRKHYGELEKAVFLSEEDAWLFSERALLPNTWAIPNPLPTWPARTAGLTGHRVLGVGRLEGVKRFDRLISAFAEACRTTGEGWELHLLGEGAELERLRLHARACGVAERVVFRGMVPAAGMSREYLDGSVLALSSEHEGLPLVLGEAASHGVPSVAFDVSGGVRSLVLDGETGLLAPPADVPAFTVALAGLMCSVRERRRMGAAARAHVEAFRLERVLDRWEALFDEVAR
- a CDS encoding xanthine dehydrogenase family protein molybdopterin-binding subunit — translated: MSEQLDAGLIDEQIAESGRLGEPTDAREVGRARRRKEDARLVTGRTTWTDNIQLPGMLHVAFLRSPMAHARITRVDASAARAQPGVVAVYTGADFAGEQGSLPCAWPVTEDIVIPDHPPMAVSEVRYAGEAVACVVATDRYKAADALEAIEVDYEPLDAVIDMTEALAEGSPKVHEAGNRAFTWKFAGGDIDAAFRDAPVVIDRTYVQQRLIPTAMEPRAVVATTDGDDFTLYSSTQIPHVLRVMLALTTGIPEHKLRVVAPDVGGGFGSKLQVTAEEVLGLLITRRLGRPVKWTESRSEGNLTVHHGRDQLQRISLAADRDGRIRGVRVDLLADMGAYLMLVTPGIPILGAFMYSGIYKVDAYDFTCTGVFTTKMPTDAYRGAGRPEATFAIERAVDELADELGLDPVEVRRRNWITHEEFPYETVCGLTYDSGNYEAATEKALALFGYDKLRAEQADRRERRDPVQLGIGVSTYTEMCGLAPSRVLGSLSYGAGGWEHATVRMLPTGKVEVVTGTSPHGQGHETAWSQIVADALGVPFGDIAVLHGDTAVSHKGMDTYGSRSLVVGGVAVLAACEKVKDKARRLAAHMLEASPDDIEFAGGSFTVRGTAEGRTIQELALATFAAHDLPDGVEPGLDADATFDPDNFSFPHGTHLCAIEVDTETGKPTIRSYVAVDDVGSVVNPLIVEGQVHGGIAQGIAQALFEEAVHDAEGNLLTTTMADYLIPSAADLPGFTTGRTETPATSNPLGVKGVGEAGTIASTPAVVNAIVDALRPYGVRDVRMPCTPERIWRVISEAGPAAPVPGRATVPASGPAPAPVSGQTPAPMSAPASEGGAR
- a CDS encoding SRPBCC family protein, producing the protein MAMRFEHEFTVPVPVEQAWSVLLDVERVAPCLPGAAVDEVNGDSFTGRMKVKVGPITVTYLGDATFEDVDKDGHVLTINASGKESRGAGTAGAKVTARLHPAGADTRVTVETTFSVTGRPAQFGRGVMAEIGGKLIDRFAANLAELLKESPGVSGLPSLVPVQGTAEQITEGAEVPMRSQDATDSEGEDFSEYDEFFEKNEPVRHLTAVPSSPEVAMAEKIRGLDTHPAGTSRTSLSPEEEALDLMKIAGIPLLKRAALVAAGLAGLVLAGWLVRRTLRRR
- a CDS encoding bifunctional glycosyltransferase/CDP-glycerol:glycerophosphate glycerophosphotransferase encodes the protein MINSPDCSVVVITYNDAARLPRAVRSVLEQSLRNVEVIISDDGSTDGTERVVRALQREDPRVRYLRTDVNSGGCGGPRNRGVAAARAPYVMFLDSDDRLTRHACKSMILEIERTGADFVTGQISRLYEWNGKTQRYYPELFARRRTVEGIAREPELFLDSFSTNKLYPAELLRRLPFREDLHYEDHVFTTELYCAARRFAVVPWTVYLWHRSPEESETRLSISLSIREMDNVRQRIRAARLSDGILRDNGLAHLVPERQRRFLRQDLRVYLNPLPSRDPVWAEEFSCLVRPYLEEIDPSSFTSVEPVIRVCCGLILNGRADELVVAARSLNEPKAAPRSTLQEGGRTYWGTAAAEKMDITSLRMAELPYTESRLRHEATFTGEGTRVTLTIRTYDPFGVLAANPGWTAFLRFKDHRVPLAPREQDDGSHLSEATVDLATLRHGRYRRLGFEGRYDPLVGIARADGRVTADVLLAEPAAEPFSALVPGQRVTVMAEGTAAFLRVRWERRSLLRPVPLLGRIVRRAIRWAGRPEVKLRAYKGLLRIMPPRPDLVLFEADAGAGYTGNPRYVYEELRRRRAPLDMVWSVAGNRRNFPAGTRLVRRMSWRHLWTMARAGYWVDSHGMPLDYPKPARTRYLQTWHGQGIKSVGFNAPDLRADFPGPRAQWRAAVARWDTLVAPSAEFERVFLPSHGYEGPLLRYGSPRCDVLVNGDDEAVRRAKDRLEISPGRRVLLYAPTYRDRARSSGRSIRADLDMMAEALAGEWVVILRPHPVERYKVPRHLRHFVRPADVYPEVNDLMLASDALLTDYSSLMCDYAITGRPMLFLIDDWDEYRDNERGVYHDLPAIAPGPCLTTTEELVEALRDLNGVAASFAATYIEFRRTWCAREKGHASAKVVDAFFGEVPARPSARAAPAPTRRPIRLPSPVAARPPDRLSPPERRR